One Desulfobulbus propionicus DSM 2032 DNA segment encodes these proteins:
- a CDS encoding EAL and HDOD domain-containing protein yields MEIYIARQPIFDRHKRLHAYEVLYRSGMDNTYPASVDSDEATHTVLAHVLFNIGLDAITGNRLALINFTENHLLQGTPTQLPRTRCIIEILESILPSAEVFTACLELKRKGYTLALDDFDFNRRSEQLIPYVDIVKVDFQGIDRMLLNENMVRMRQYAAVQWLAEKIESHEDFTLAQSLGFTYFQGYFFNKPEILKNRKIDTSKIILLNLLAEVCRPEINLKKVEQMVAPDVSLSYKLLRYINSVYYSLVRKVTSIRYALTYLGESGTRQFVSLAAASEISAGKPSELMRLSMVRAELCRLLAASRPSSTDASQLFLLGLFSLLDAMLDMPMDELTDQLPLTAEVKAALNERKGPFAPYLQAVTTYEQGEFEACTEFLRMLNIAPDIMISAYFRALAWADLFDANLA; encoded by the coding sequence ATGGAAATTTACATTGCCAGGCAACCCATTTTCGACCGGCACAAACGTCTGCATGCCTACGAGGTGTTGTACCGTTCCGGGATGGACAACACCTACCCAGCCAGCGTGGACAGCGACGAGGCAACGCATACCGTTCTGGCCCATGTCCTGTTCAATATCGGGTTGGACGCCATCACAGGCAACCGCCTGGCCTTGATCAACTTCACTGAAAATCACCTGTTGCAGGGAACTCCCACCCAACTGCCGCGGACACGCTGCATTATCGAAATTCTCGAGTCGATCCTGCCCTCAGCGGAGGTCTTCACCGCCTGTCTGGAGTTAAAGCGCAAGGGATATACGCTTGCCCTGGACGACTTTGATTTCAATCGACGATCCGAGCAACTCATCCCCTATGTCGATATCGTCAAGGTTGATTTCCAGGGTATTGACCGCATGTTGCTGAATGAAAACATGGTCCGGATGCGGCAGTATGCCGCAGTACAATGGCTTGCCGAAAAAATTGAAAGCCACGAGGACTTCACCTTGGCCCAATCCCTTGGTTTCACCTACTTTCAAGGCTATTTTTTCAACAAGCCGGAGATCCTGAAAAACCGCAAGATCGACACCTCGAAAATCATTCTCCTCAATCTGCTGGCCGAGGTGTGCCGTCCGGAGATCAATCTGAAGAAAGTCGAACAAATGGTCGCGCCCGACGTGTCGCTCTCCTACAAGCTCCTTCGCTACATCAATTCGGTATATTATTCGTTGGTGCGTAAAGTCACTTCCATCCGCTATGCCCTGACCTATCTAGGAGAAAGCGGGACGCGGCAATTCGTTTCCCTGGCGGCAGCTTCGGAGATTTCCGCAGGCAAACCTTCGGAATTGATGCGCTTATCGATGGTCCGGGCGGAACTCTGCCGATTGCTGGCCGCTTCCCGCCCAAGTTCAACCGATGCTTCCCAGCTCTTTCTGCTTGGTCTTTTTTCGTTGCTGGACGCCATGCTCGACATGCCCATGGACGAGCTCACCGATCAACTGCCTCTCACCGCCGAGGTGAAGGCGGCCCTCAACGAGCGCAAGGGGCCGTTTGCCCCCTATCTCCAGGCGGTGACCACCTACGAACAAGGCGAATTCGAGGCCTGCACCGAGTTTCTGCGGATGCTCAACATTGCCCCTGACATCATGATCAGCGCCTATTTCAGGGCCCTGGCCTGGGCCGATCTCTTTGACGCCAATCTTGCCTGA
- a CDS encoding HDOD domain-containing protein, with protein MTNERTFVALLKKYIESERLSLPVFNPVSLRIQRELIKKEPDFRIVEKLISGDQALSSNLLKVANSSMYRGFVLVTTVRSALVRLGLSEVSRIVLVDISKNMFSCRDGQLNEIMKKLWQHSLGCAFAAGMLSNRLDFGVMQHEAFSAGLFHDIGKLLILKVFAEKKRKKQALQVPQELLLGAMDLLHAEQGYLLLRQISMPEMFAVVARDHDLPEFDAENYVLLLVRMANHICHQMGIGLAHAPSLALLQLHEAVALKLTSAELENVQQFLRTTPSLFE; from the coding sequence ATGACCAACGAACGTACTTTTGTCGCCCTACTCAAGAAATACATTGAATCGGAACGGCTTTCCCTGCCGGTCTTTAATCCCGTTTCACTGCGGATTCAGCGCGAACTGATCAAAAAAGAGCCCGATTTCCGCATCGTTGAAAAATTGATCAGCGGTGATCAGGCGCTTTCCAGCAATCTCCTCAAAGTGGCCAACTCGTCGATGTATCGTGGGTTTGTTCTCGTCACCACAGTCAGGTCGGCCCTGGTCCGGCTGGGGTTGTCGGAAGTCAGCCGCATCGTGCTCGTGGACATCAGCAAAAACATGTTCAGCTGTCGCGATGGACAATTGAACGAGATCATGAAAAAACTCTGGCAGCATTCACTGGGATGCGCCTTTGCCGCCGGCATGCTGTCCAATCGCCTTGATTTCGGGGTGATGCAGCACGAGGCTTTTTCCGCCGGTCTGTTTCATGATATCGGCAAGTTGCTCATTCTTAAGGTGTTCGCCGAAAAGAAAAGAAAAAAGCAAGCGCTCCAGGTGCCCCAGGAACTGCTGCTCGGGGCCATGGATCTCCTCCATGCGGAACAGGGATATCTGCTGCTGCGGCAGATCAGCATGCCGGAGATGTTTGCCGTTGTCGCCCGGGATCATGATTTGCCGGAGTTTGATGCTGAAAACTACGTCCTTCTGCTGGTGCGCATGGCCAATCACATTTGCCACCAGATGGGCATCGGGCTGGCCCATGCGCCTTCCCTGGCGCTGCTGCAACTGCACGAGGCGGTCGCCCTCAAGCTCACCTCTGCCGAACTGGAGAATGTTCAGCAATTCCTGCGCACCACCCCCAGTCTGTTCGAATGA
- a CDS encoding SPFH domain-containing protein, which yields MDNVLIGVVALVVFAIVILVKTAVVVDQQYEYVIERLGKYRTTLEAGFHILIPFFDKVAYKRSLKEESIDIPAQTCITADNVSMEIDGCLYLQVVNSRLSAYGIDNYHFAVAQLAQTSLRSAIGKISLDNTFEARENLNRQVVEALDEASQNWGVKVLRYEIKDIQPPRSVLEAMEKQMKAEREKRAEIAKSEGERQAMINRAEGERAEAIARSEGEKMRRINEAEGQAQEILKVAAATAEGIRQVAEALSEPGGQDAANLEVAKKYLDQFGKLAKENNTMILPANLADVSSMVATVMTTLEHTKKREKAV from the coding sequence ATGGATAACGTGCTCATCGGCGTGGTGGCCCTGGTTGTGTTTGCGATCGTGATCCTGGTCAAGACCGCGGTGGTCGTGGATCAGCAGTATGAGTATGTGATCGAGCGGCTGGGCAAATACCGCACCACTCTCGAGGCCGGTTTTCACATCTTGATCCCCTTTTTCGATAAGGTGGCCTATAAACGCAGCCTCAAGGAGGAGTCGATCGACATTCCGGCCCAAACCTGCATCACCGCCGACAATGTTTCCATGGAGATCGACGGCTGTCTTTATCTGCAGGTGGTCAATTCCCGACTCTCCGCCTATGGCATCGACAATTACCATTTCGCCGTGGCGCAGCTGGCGCAAACCAGCCTGCGCTCGGCCATTGGCAAGATCAGCCTCGACAACACCTTTGAGGCGCGGGAGAATCTGAATCGCCAGGTGGTCGAGGCACTGGACGAGGCCTCGCAGAACTGGGGCGTCAAGGTATTGCGTTACGAGATCAAGGACATTCAGCCGCCGCGCAGCGTGCTTGAAGCCATGGAGAAGCAGATGAAGGCCGAACGCGAGAAACGGGCGGAAATCGCCAAGTCCGAAGGGGAGCGTCAGGCGATGATCAACCGGGCCGAGGGCGAGCGGGCCGAGGCCATTGCCCGGTCCGAAGGCGAAAAAATGCGACGGATCAACGAGGCGGAAGGTCAGGCGCAGGAAATTCTCAAGGTAGCGGCGGCCACCGCCGAAGGAATTCGCCAGGTTGCCGAGGCCTTGAGCGAGCCTGGCGGCCAGGATGCGGCCAACCTTGAGGTGGCCAAGAAGTACCTTGACCAGTTCGGCAAGCTGGCCAAGGAAAACAACACCATGATTCTACCCGCCAACCTGGCCGATGTCTCCTCCATGGTGGCCACGGTCATGACCACTCTGGAGCACACCAAAAAACGAGAAAAGGCTGTCTGA
- a CDS encoding NfeD family protein: protein MVLLSLSPVLLWFLSGIVFFALELLLPGLIVFFFGIGAWCAALAVYLLPISLSTQLLVFLAASLLALLLLRSTVKKIFLGRTLEVDAMEHSLPEDATGEVIEDILPPAAGKVKFGGSFWQATSEEPVTKGTVVRIVEKKNLTVKVAPLKTNGEH, encoded by the coding sequence ATGGTTCTGCTTTCCCTGTCGCCGGTTCTGCTGTGGTTTCTTAGCGGTATCGTCTTCTTTGCCCTCGAATTGCTCCTGCCGGGACTGATCGTGTTTTTTTTCGGCATTGGCGCCTGGTGTGCGGCTCTGGCCGTCTATCTGCTGCCGATCTCTCTTTCCACCCAACTGCTGGTTTTTCTCGCCGCCAGTCTCCTCGCCCTCCTTTTGTTGCGATCGACGGTGAAAAAAATTTTTCTCGGCCGCACCCTCGAGGTCGATGCCATGGAACATAGCCTGCCCGAGGATGCTACTGGCGAGGTGATCGAGGATATCCTGCCCCCGGCCGCAGGAAAGGTAAAATTCGGCGGTTCGTTTTGGCAGGCCACCTCCGAGGAGCCAGTGACCAAAGGAACGGTCGTGCGAATTGTGGAAAAGAAAAACCTGACCGTCAAGGTCGCACCCCTGAAAACAAACGGAGAACACTGA
- a CDS encoding L,D-transpeptidase family protein translates to MPASHPLFSSRVLLLGCMLLVSSIGLVASTSAEEIVQPARPSHLEGAEIQSTQTNQDNGQPVSDNVSPAATFDGDPVQVLIQQHLEQMYYDKQDSIAQEPIYTTGYLFDLYRRNQFRPLWSNQDNIHQLLTAIAAADDEGLTPDDYHLKVLNRYASELNSAPSLAKQVEYDLLFSDAFVLLGQHKRYGKVDPNKVEEKQNLEATTPRTSPIDTYLTAIRTGAIQATLDKLSPHHKAYVNLKEALIRYKQIASKGGWPQVPMGPSLRPGAHDDRVPAIRRRLAITDHYHATGGGNAKQYDSHLVAAVKAFQARHHLEPDGVVGKSTVMAMNVTVAERIKQLRVNLERTRWVIHDMPSSNLIVDIAGFMLQYYHDNAPVWTSKVMVGQPFHQTPIFRSAITYIVLNPTWTITPDIVKNETVPSIIKDPGYLAKQRLRVLDRNGNAVDPNTIPWTQYQGRYFPYTLRQDAGRDNSLGLIKFLFPNPYHVYLHDTPSKSLFGRTRRAFSHGCIRVQNPLELGRMILANDPGNPTTPAKMDQILASGKTTTVILKQPLPIYLMYLTANVQDNKVMFKPDLYSRDEGILTALNTPPSSLELAPQVPEAKGQLTNQQVRIDKTVRYVQTEQQKSTEPYAKDTL, encoded by the coding sequence ATGCCCGCATCTCATCCACTGTTTTCTTCCCGCGTCCTGTTGCTGGGATGCATGCTTCTCGTGTCGTCTATCGGTTTGGTCGCCTCGACCTCTGCCGAGGAAATCGTCCAACCCGCACGCCCCTCGCACCTGGAAGGAGCGGAAATTCAATCCACACAGACAAACCAGGACAATGGCCAACCGGTCAGCGACAACGTCTCGCCGGCCGCGACCTTTGACGGCGATCCTGTCCAGGTGTTGATCCAGCAGCACCTCGAACAGATGTATTACGACAAGCAGGATTCGATTGCCCAGGAACCGATCTATACCACCGGCTACCTGTTTGACCTGTACCGCAGAAACCAGTTTCGTCCCCTGTGGTCCAATCAGGACAACATCCACCAGCTGCTGACCGCGATCGCCGCCGCCGACGATGAGGGGCTGACTCCTGATGATTACCACCTCAAGGTGCTCAACCGCTACGCCAGTGAGCTCAACTCGGCACCTTCCCTGGCCAAGCAAGTGGAATACGACCTCCTGTTTTCGGATGCGTTTGTGCTCCTGGGACAGCATAAACGCTACGGCAAGGTCGACCCCAACAAAGTCGAGGAAAAACAGAACCTGGAAGCCACCACACCACGCACCTCCCCCATTGATACCTATCTCACGGCGATCAGAACGGGCGCGATCCAAGCGACTCTGGACAAGCTTTCTCCCCATCACAAGGCCTACGTCAACCTCAAGGAAGCACTGATTCGCTACAAACAGATCGCCAGCAAAGGCGGATGGCCGCAGGTACCCATGGGACCGAGTCTAAGGCCGGGAGCCCATGACGATCGCGTGCCGGCAATACGACGGCGGCTGGCGATCACCGATCATTACCATGCGACCGGTGGCGGCAATGCGAAACAGTACGACAGTCACTTGGTGGCCGCGGTCAAGGCGTTTCAGGCCCGTCACCACTTGGAACCCGATGGCGTGGTCGGCAAGAGCACGGTCATGGCAATGAACGTCACGGTGGCGGAACGCATCAAGCAGCTCCGGGTCAATCTAGAGCGGACCCGCTGGGTGATCCACGATATGCCCAGCTCCAACCTCATCGTCGACATTGCCGGATTCATGCTTCAATATTATCATGACAATGCCCCGGTATGGACCAGTAAGGTGATGGTCGGCCAGCCCTTTCATCAGACACCGATTTTCCGTTCGGCCATTACCTACATCGTTCTCAACCCCACTTGGACCATTACCCCGGACATTGTCAAGAACGAGACCGTTCCCAGCATCATCAAGGACCCCGGTTATCTAGCCAAGCAACGACTACGGGTTCTCGACAGAAACGGCAATGCGGTTGATCCGAACACCATCCCGTGGACGCAGTACCAAGGCCGATATTTCCCTTATACCCTGCGTCAAGATGCGGGGCGGGACAATTCGCTTGGCCTGATCAAATTTCTCTTTCCCAACCCCTATCATGTCTACTTGCATGACACGCCGAGCAAGTCCCTTTTCGGTCGGACGCGACGCGCTTTCAGCCACGGTTGTATCCGAGTACAAAACCCCCTTGAACTGGGCCGCATGATCCTGGCGAATGATCCTGGCAATCCAACCACACCCGCCAAGATGGACCAAATCCTTGCTTCAGGGAAGACCACGACAGTGATTCTCAAGCAACCGCTGCCCATTTATCTCATGTATCTGACCGCAAATGTCCAAGACAACAAAGTCATGTTCAAGCCCGATCTCTACAGCCGTGACGAAGGCATTCTTACCGCATTGAATACCCCCCCTTCATCGCTGGAACTGGCCCCTCAAGTTCCTGAAGCCAAAGGACAGCTCACCAATCAGCAAGTCAGGATCGACAAAACCGTGCGATACGTGCAAACAGAACAACAAAAATCGACGGAACCCTATGCAAAAGATACCCTGTGA
- a CDS encoding sirohydrochlorin cobaltochelatase, producing the protein MNILEIKTLVLTIICCALIGTVCFSGAVGAAGHAAEEKGPAILLVTFGTSVENAQTAFQNIEHRVKEAFPKTEVRWAYTSSIIRNKLAKKGIRIDSPEMALSRLMDEGYTKVAVQSLHMIPGAEFHEINVNSRLFAQMAGGIDTVMVSQPLLISDATMDKVLNTVQTNIIPEERKAEDAVILMGHGTHHPSDAIYGALMYKAQKRDANLYVGTVEGAPSFAEIKEMLLKKKTQKAYLIPFMTVAGDHAMNDMAGDEPDSWKSQLTKAGITAVPVMKGLAEFDPIVDMWIDHLKNTMIHFHK; encoded by the coding sequence ATGAACATTTTGGAGATCAAAACGCTGGTGTTGACGATAATTTGCTGCGCACTTATAGGAACCGTCTGTTTCTCAGGCGCTGTCGGTGCAGCCGGTCATGCCGCCGAGGAAAAGGGGCCGGCAATCCTCTTGGTCACCTTTGGGACCAGTGTTGAAAACGCCCAGACAGCCTTCCAAAACATCGAGCACCGCGTGAAAGAGGCCTTTCCCAAGACTGAAGTGCGCTGGGCGTATACCTCATCGATCATCCGCAACAAGCTTGCCAAGAAAGGAATCCGGATCGATTCACCGGAAATGGCCTTGTCCCGGCTAATGGACGAGGGCTATACGAAGGTCGCGGTGCAATCATTGCACATGATCCCAGGAGCCGAATTCCATGAAATTAATGTCAATAGCCGCTTGTTCGCACAGATGGCTGGGGGGATCGATACAGTCATGGTCTCGCAACCGCTCTTGATCAGCGACGCGACCATGGACAAGGTGTTGAACACCGTGCAAACAAATATCATACCCGAGGAACGCAAGGCGGAGGATGCCGTCATTCTTATGGGCCATGGCACGCATCACCCCAGCGACGCTATCTATGGCGCGCTGATGTACAAGGCACAAAAAAGGGATGCCAATCTTTACGTTGGCACCGTTGAAGGTGCACCTTCTTTTGCTGAGATCAAGGAGATGCTGCTCAAGAAAAAGACGCAAAAAGCCTACCTCATCCCCTTCATGACCGTGGCCGGCGATCACGCCATGAATGACATGGCCGGTGATGAGCCGGATTCATGGAAGAGTCAATTAACTAAGGCAGGCATCACTGCCGTGCCCGTGATGAAAGGGTTGGCGGAGTTCGACCCCATCGTCGATATGTGGATTGACCATCTCAAGAATACCATGATTCATTTCCACAAATAA
- the mshL gene encoding pilus (MSHA type) biogenesis protein MshL, whose amino-acid sequence MKLSKYVACLCLVIALPFLVSCGAKKKAKDNVDKSAPPSSSATIENKPIATPAQLPVRYQTPGYLISPDNTVDELGDEPEEYQIKVGATIRSTGGPQPLWEVMKRLVNLKGMTVSWASDVDQTIPVDVDIAANDNFFDAIANLLRQADYFHEVNGKNVVVRNKETKVYQIGIPAMKGGYTSTVGGNFLSNKDAASGTEGSVKISSPENKFNVWDSVESNLKIILKTAEADRQSVLLASSAETKAKENDKNMGPNTAKSEEFSAKQGEPEKAAKGDAVGSEEKTMSMGAKDKASFVIDRNVGLITVTAKPSLLKVVDDYINNLKKSLYKQVNIEAKIIEVYLQDNSKIGLDWSSVLKDFQISATTFFGNNGQVHPRTTADPDDFSNTFVSRVEIPSLTFDVFLNALEEQGDTHVLANPKLTVLNGQPAIISVGKDVAYIKSVTREKDSDTEDITYSAEVGNVVQGIALGVMASILDENKVILHLTPITTDLANATSDGEVPITTIGEGETAMSLGLPQVKVREMSTMVEVENGEMLIIGGLIDSIEGKTGAFAPGLGSIPVVKYLFGVEEKTLQKRELVILLTPRII is encoded by the coding sequence ATGAAATTGAGCAAATATGTTGCCTGCCTGTGTCTTGTGATCGCACTGCCATTCCTGGTCTCTTGCGGTGCCAAAAAGAAGGCCAAAGATAATGTTGATAAGAGCGCTCCACCATCTTCGAGCGCCACCATCGAAAACAAGCCCATAGCAACGCCCGCTCAACTTCCTGTTCGATATCAGACACCAGGTTACCTAATATCTCCAGATAATACTGTTGACGAGTTAGGTGACGAGCCTGAAGAATACCAGATCAAAGTGGGTGCGACGATACGTTCCACAGGTGGCCCGCAACCCCTTTGGGAGGTAATGAAACGATTGGTGAATTTAAAGGGTATGACCGTTAGCTGGGCGAGCGATGTTGACCAAACGATTCCTGTCGATGTCGATATCGCAGCCAACGATAATTTTTTTGATGCGATTGCCAACCTTCTCCGTCAAGCTGACTATTTTCATGAAGTGAATGGCAAAAATGTCGTTGTTCGTAATAAAGAGACTAAGGTTTATCAAATAGGTATTCCCGCCATGAAGGGCGGTTATACTTCGACTGTAGGCGGAAATTTTCTCTCGAATAAGGATGCTGCTTCAGGCACAGAAGGATCCGTTAAAATATCGAGCCCTGAAAACAAGTTCAATGTTTGGGATAGCGTTGAATCGAATTTGAAAATTATCCTCAAAACAGCTGAGGCTGATCGACAATCTGTTCTTCTGGCATCTTCAGCAGAAACCAAAGCAAAAGAAAATGATAAAAATATGGGGCCGAATACGGCTAAGAGTGAAGAGTTCAGTGCAAAACAAGGTGAACCAGAGAAAGCAGCAAAAGGAGATGCGGTCGGATCAGAAGAAAAAACAATGAGCATGGGGGCAAAGGATAAGGCTTCCTTTGTTATCGACCGGAATGTAGGACTTATAACTGTGACAGCAAAACCGAGCTTGTTGAAGGTTGTCGATGATTATATCAATAATTTAAAGAAATCATTGTATAAGCAAGTTAACATTGAAGCCAAAATTATAGAAGTTTATTTGCAAGATAACTCTAAAATTGGACTTGATTGGAGTAGTGTTCTTAAAGATTTTCAAATTTCAGCAACTACTTTTTTTGGCAACAATGGCCAAGTGCATCCACGCACAACTGCTGACCCTGATGATTTTTCGAATACTTTTGTCAGTCGTGTTGAGATTCCAAGTTTAACATTCGATGTTTTTCTCAATGCACTAGAGGAACAGGGAGATACTCATGTGTTAGCCAATCCCAAATTGACCGTTCTCAATGGGCAACCAGCGATTATTAGTGTCGGTAAGGATGTTGCTTACATAAAATCGGTCACAAGAGAAAAGGATAGCGACACCGAAGATATAACCTATTCTGCTGAAGTGGGGAATGTGGTTCAGGGAATTGCCCTGGGCGTGATGGCCTCTATTCTGGACGAAAATAAAGTTATTCTCCATCTGACTCCCATTACAACCGATTTGGCCAATGCCACCAGTGATGGTGAGGTCCCGATCACCACCATTGGTGAGGGAGAGACCGCCATGTCTCTCGGCCTGCCGCAGGTCAAAGTACGTGAAATGTCGACCATGGTGGAGGTCGAAAACGGAGAAATGCTGATCATCGGTGGTCTCATCGACAGTATTGAAGGAAAGACAGGTGCTTTTGCACCTGGCTTGGGCAGCATTCCCGTGGTGAAATACCTTTTTGGCGTGGAAGAGAAAACCTTGCAGAAACGTGAGTTGGTTATCCTGCTCACTCCGAGAATTATTTAA
- a CDS encoding tetratricopeptide repeat protein yields the protein MIMFHSFARSKYSILLLFTFFFIFHTSSNAETPEIQISSVTLKKINQQEEIRIKGTASLVSTVYELPNPPRIVVDIADAKIAKDFVQSIENENIKLATSEVPGAKSSISRFEFTLPEAISFNTKQNENEIVLLLAGNNSVSKNGETSVNQQQPVNVSSGTKQAKFSDVSITKENKRTKIQLLFDETVSKYNKSTVDKSGNIPPQLIIDIDNATSDDAALTDRKVDTALSKIQIARRDTGLRFSFHSSSDALFPYSINAISNGLEIIVDEARSKDQVTSIINQQKTIDTQLPSINPLDAKPSPKAKEQQMQDAFNFSGYNKERITVEFQKMDLHNVFNFLRQVSGVNIVVDESVEGALTLVLDDVPWDFALDIILNLKDLEKEERFNTLVIYPKGKGFKWPEQAQNNLSFEADSAVMERDTLIVQQQEKQSAEIIEAKELITKGRGAERQENFETAAGLYEQALEKWPKNSKLANKIASIYLVQLQQNAKSLYFAKRAIEADPRNESALLNAAIASANMQDTRQAESYFKQSTSGPKPLKESLLNYAAFSEHHRDLRSALAALNRHDSLYGKNLDSMVATARIHDKLGEEKQATAQYRAILSSGFQIPPDLEKFIKGRVAVHPTL from the coding sequence ATGATCATGTTTCATTCTTTTGCGCGATCGAAATATTCCATCCTGCTATTATTCACGTTTTTCTTTATTTTTCACACAAGTTCTAACGCCGAAACACCTGAAATTCAAATTAGTTCGGTAACATTGAAAAAAATAAATCAACAGGAAGAAATAAGAATAAAAGGAACAGCTTCTTTAGTTTCGACGGTATACGAATTGCCTAATCCTCCAAGGATCGTAGTTGATATCGCAGATGCTAAAATAGCGAAAGATTTTGTTCAATCGATTGAAAATGAAAATATAAAATTGGCCACAAGTGAAGTTCCAGGAGCGAAGTCTTCAATATCACGATTCGAATTCACTCTCCCAGAGGCAATTTCGTTTAATACGAAACAGAATGAAAATGAAATTGTTTTGTTGTTGGCCGGAAATAATTCCGTATCCAAGAACGGCGAAACATCAGTTAATCAACAACAACCTGTCAATGTTTCATCCGGAACCAAGCAGGCGAAATTTTCCGATGTTTCCATAACCAAAGAAAATAAAAGAACAAAAATACAGCTGCTTTTCGATGAAACTGTATCGAAATACAATAAAAGTACCGTTGATAAATCCGGAAATATTCCCCCGCAGCTTATCATAGACATTGATAACGCCACAAGTGATGATGCTGCCTTAACCGATCGCAAAGTTGATACAGCACTGTCAAAAATTCAGATTGCCCGTCGTGACACGGGCTTACGTTTTAGTTTCCATTCATCCTCTGACGCATTGTTTCCATATAGCATTAATGCCATATCAAATGGTTTAGAAATCATTGTTGATGAGGCAAGGTCAAAGGATCAAGTTACTTCGATCATTAATCAACAAAAAACTATCGACACGCAGCTCCCTTCAATTAATCCGTTGGATGCAAAACCTTCACCAAAAGCCAAAGAACAGCAAATGCAGGATGCATTCAATTTCTCCGGCTATAATAAGGAACGGATCACCGTTGAATTTCAGAAAATGGATTTACATAACGTTTTCAACTTTCTACGGCAGGTAAGTGGGGTCAATATCGTTGTCGATGAATCGGTGGAGGGGGCTCTCACCTTGGTGCTGGATGATGTCCCTTGGGATTTCGCTCTCGATATCATTCTCAATTTGAAAGATCTAGAAAAAGAGGAGCGATTTAACACATTAGTCATTTATCCCAAAGGAAAGGGGTTTAAATGGCCCGAACAGGCTCAAAATAACTTAAGTTTTGAGGCTGATTCAGCGGTAATGGAGCGAGATACACTTATCGTTCAGCAGCAAGAAAAACAGTCTGCTGAAATTATCGAGGCCAAAGAACTGATTACCAAAGGCCGTGGGGCAGAAAGGCAGGAAAATTTTGAAACGGCAGCAGGCCTGTATGAGCAGGCACTGGAAAAATGGCCGAAAAACTCAAAACTTGCCAATAAGATCGCCTCCATCTATCTCGTCCAGCTTCAGCAAAATGCGAAATCTTTATACTTTGCCAAACGCGCCATCGAGGCTGACCCACGCAATGAATCCGCCCTGCTCAACGCGGCCATTGCCTCTGCCAACATGCAAGATACTCGACAGGCAGAGTCTTATTTTAAACAAAGTACCAGCGGGCCAAAGCCGCTAAAGGAATCTCTTTTGAATTATGCGGCCTTCAGTGAACATCACAGAGATTTGCGTTCTGCTCTCGCCGCTCTTAACCGTCATGATAGCCTCTACGGAAAAAATCTCGATTCCATGGTCGCGACTGCCCGAATTCACGATAAATTAGGCGAAGAAAAGCAGGCCACTGCCCAATATCGCGCTATTTTGTCATCAGGATTTCAGATTCCCCCTGACTTGGAAAAATTCATCAAAGGACGGGTTGCTGTTCATCCCACCCTATAA
- a CDS encoding pilus assembly protein PilP: protein MIEKKENPRRFAVCLIGYALFLFGILPNCFGEDNPTNNFLSTKDNSYTYKVEGRMDPFKPFLSEKADVPAGFDPNEIIESTDELIGMQLFEPGQLKLVGVLISSTDELAMVEDQANKGYLLKVGTPIGKRGIVTKITPDQVFITETALTRSGKEMKTIITMSLNKEGEK from the coding sequence ATGATAGAAAAAAAAGAAAATCCTAGGCGCTTTGCGGTTTGCCTAATTGGATATGCTTTATTTTTGTTTGGGATTTTACCCAACTGTTTTGGAGAGGATAATCCGACTAATAATTTTTTAAGTACAAAGGATAACAGTTACACCTATAAAGTTGAGGGGAGGATGGATCCATTCAAACCGTTTCTTTCTGAAAAGGCTGATGTCCCTGCTGGATTCGACCCCAATGAAATCATAGAAAGCACAGATGAATTAATAGGAATGCAGTTGTTTGAACCAGGACAGCTCAAATTGGTTGGTGTTTTGATAAGTTCAACTGACGAACTAGCGATGGTTGAAGATCAAGCTAATAAAGGATATTTGTTGAAAGTAGGGACGCCTATTGGCAAAAGAGGCATTGTTACAAAAATTACACCTGATCAAGTATTTATTACGGAAACCGCTTTGACGAGATCGGGTAAAGAAATGAAAACGATTATTACCATGAGCCTGAACAAAGAAGGAGAGAAATGA